A stretch of DNA from Alicyclobacillus acidocaldarius subsp. acidocaldarius Tc-4-1:
CGATTCGTCCGCCAGTTCCTGACCGAGCTTTTCGAGCTGAAATTCCGCCTTGTCGAGCTGCTCCCGGCAAAACTTCACCAGCCGCATCGACTCCTCGTACGCCCGGATCGACGCGTCGAGAGGCAGATCCCCCGCCTCGAGCTGGCGCACGATTTCCTCCAGCCTCCGCATGGCTTGTTCAAAGGTCCAATCGGAGCTGTTCCACTCGGCCGCCCGCGCCTCCTCCACGGCCCTTCACCTCCGCTTCCACGGTGCCGTCGTGCATTCGAATTCCAATGCGCTTGCCTGGGCTGAGCGATTGGGCCGAGGTGAGAACAGATCGCCCATCCTCGTCAAGAATCACGCCGTATCCGCGCCGTAACACGGCCAACGGATTCAGTGCCTCGAGCTTGCCAATGACGCCCTCGAGTTTCCGGCTCTGCACGAGCAACTGGCGTTCGGTAAGCGAACGCACCTGGTGCTCGAGGCGCATGAGGTCTCGCCTGCGGCCCTGAATCGCCCCGCCCAGCGGCACGCGCTGAAGCCTTCGCTCCAGATCGGCCAGCGCTCGACGGCGCAACCCAATGGGTCGGCGCTGGGCCTCACGCACGCGCGTTTCCATGTAGTCGACGAGCTGGCGTCTCACCGCAATGATCCGCGTCGGGTCCCGAAGCGCGGGCCTCCCCGCCAGATCCAACAGACGCTCTCGCCCCCAACTGACCTTGACCAACGCCGCCTTCCGCGCCCTGGCCGACGCCTGCTCCAAGTACGCCCGAAGCTCAGCTTGATGCGGACACACGAGCTCTGCAGCCGCCGTAGGAGTCGCGGCTCGGACGTCCGCCGCGAAATCGCACAGGGTCACGTCGGTCTCGTGCCCGACAGCTGAGACCACGGGCACGGGCGATCGCGCCACAGCCCGCACCACCATCTCCTCGTTGAACGGCCAAAGCTCCTCCAATGAGCCGCCGCCACGCCCTACGATGATCACGTCCACCCTCGGCTCGAGGGCGTACAAAATCTCGAGCGCGCGTACAATCGTGGGCGCCGCGTCAGGGCCCTGCACCTGCGCCGGCGCGAGGATGACCCGAGCGAGCGGATACCGTCGTTCGATGGTCGTGCAAATGTCTCGAATCACCGCGCCTGTGGGACTGGTAACAACTCCCACGCGCAGTGGAAACCGAGGGAGAGGCCGCTTCCGCTCCGGAGCAAACAACCCCTCTTGGGCGAGCCGCTGTCGAAGCTGTTCGTAGCGGACGTACAGGGCGCCCAATCCATCGGGCTCAAGATCCTCTACATAGAGCTGATACTGGCCATCCCGCTCGAAGACGCCCACGGAGCCGAATGCGATCACCCGCATCCCATCTTCAGGCTGGAATTGGAGACGGCGGTTCCGGCTGCTGAACATGACCGCTCGGATCCGGCTCGTCTCGTCCTTAAGCGTAAAATACATGTGGCCACTTGGGTGGTGTTTGAAATTCGAGATCTCCCCGACCACGCGACACTGGATGAGTCTCGGATCCGACTCCAAACGCTCCTTGATGCGCCGATTGAGTTCGGTGACGGTGACCACCGCTTCCGCCTCGGCCGCCGGTCGCGTCAGCGCGTTCATCCTCGTTCTCCTCCTCGCCGCATGGCGCATAGATCGACAGCGTTCTGAGCCACCATCGCAACCGTCATGGGACCCACGCCGCCCGGAACCGGCGTGAACCACGAGGCGCGCTCCCAAACACCGGGATCGACATCCCCTCGTAGGCCGTCCGCGGTGTACGTGAGCCCCACGTCGATCACGACCGCGCCCGGTTGGACCTCCTCTGCCCGAACGAGCCCCGGTGCGCCCGCCGCGCTCACGACGATGTCCGCCTGCCGCGTCCACAGCGCCACGGACCGCGTCTGTCGATGACATTGTACCACGGTCGCGCCGTGCGCCATGAACCACTGGGCAATGGGCCATCCCACCAGCGGACTGCGGCCAATCACGCACGCTACCTTGCCGCGCACGCCAATCTTGTGCTGAAGCAGAAGTTCCCCGACGCCCCGCGCCGTGCAAGGCCAAACGCGAGGGTGGCCATATGCCATCCGACCCAGGTTCTCGGGATGAAGCCCGTCCACATCCTTCTCTGGGTGTACATGCCTCAGGATCTCCCTCTCGTCCCACCCTTCCGGAAGCGGAAGTTGGACCAAGATGGCGTCCACCTCGTCGTCCTCGTTCAAGCGCTCAATCGCCGAACGCAGGGCCTCGGGTCCCTCGGCCGTTTGGAACGTGCGGATTTCGGCGATAAGCCCCGCTCCACGTGCGAAGCGAGCCTTTCGCCGCACGTGCCCGAGCGATACCTCGTCCGCCTCGGAGACCAACATGACGAGCTTCGGCAAGACGCCGCGCGACGCGAACTCTTCAACGCGCCGCCGGAGCTCTTCCTGTACTCGCTCAGCCGCTCGTTTCCCGTCCAACCGCTGCGCCATCCTACCCCATGCCTCCATCCACAAGACAGAAAGCGACAGGCTGTCCGCTCCGCGGAGCCGAACAGCCTGTCCGCCATCCTCAATGACCCAGGTTCGTCATGCTCGTGCTGTGACCCGGGAACAGCTTCGCTTTCGGGTCGATGTAGGTCTTAGCGTTGTTGACCGCTGTCGGCGCTTCGCCGAAGCCCGTCGCGATAAGCTTCAGCTTGCCGGGATAGGTGACGACATCTCCCGCCGCATACACGCCCGGAATGTTGGTTTCCATCTTGGAATTGACGACAATGTCGTTCTTCTCAATCTCAAGTCCCCACTCCTTGATGGGGCCAAGCGAAGCGTGAAACCCGAGCCCGCTCACGATGGCATCGACTTCGAGCTCTTCCTGTTGCTTGGTCTGGTTGTTGACGATCACGGCCTTTTCGACCCAATTTCCCCCTTGCACATCCACCAACTCATAGAACGTCTTCACGTGCACGCGCGACTCGAACAGTTTCCGGACGCTGTCCTCATGCGCTCTGAAGCCGTCTCGGCGATGGATGAGCGTGACCGACTCAGCGACCTCCTCGAGCATCAGCGCATAGTCCACAGCTGTGTCACCGCCGCCGATGACGAGCACCCGCTTGCCGCGATAGTGGTCGATCTTGTCAATGTAATAAGCCACCCCACGGCCTTCGAAGTGCTTGGCGGACTCCGCCGGAAGCGGCCTCGGCGTGAAGGCGCCGATGCCCGCGCAGATGATCACCGCCTTGCCCACGTGCACCGACTGATTGGTATGCAGTTCAAACAGCCCATCTTCGCGCTTGACGAGCCGCTCGACGGACTCGTTCAAATGGACGCCCGGCTTGAACGTCATCGCCTGCTCGATCAGCTGATCGACGAGATCGCGCGCGCGAATTTTCGGAAATCCAGCGACGTCGTAAATGTACTTTTCGGGGTACAGCATGGCAAGTTGTCCGCCCAATTGCGGTAAACTATCAATAATTTTACAAGAACAATTGCGCAATCCTGCGTAAAACGCCGCGAAAAGGCCGGTCGGGCCACCCCCGATGATCAACATATCTGTGACATTCTCTTGAACCTGTACGTTCTCCGACAACGCAGAACCTCCTTTGTTCACGACACTACGGGCCCCATTATAGCAAGATAGGTCCGAAAAGACTATCAATGCCCATGTGCTTTGTCGACAATTTTCTGTTCGAGATTTTTGCAGAAGGAATTAGGGCGCGCGCTCGCGCCAGTATCCGATAGTCGCCACGCCGAGCGCGTTGTCCCTCGCGAACTCCGATGGAGCAAAGACCACGCGGATCCCGGGCACGCGCCGCTCCAGGCGCGAACGAAGGGCGGACTGGATAAACTGATTCGACGCTACGCCGCCCGCGATGAGGACATGCCGGGTGATTCCCGTATGTCGAACGGCATATTCAACAGCTTTCGCGACCGAGCGCGCGATGCACATCTCGACGGCACGCGCCACCTCTTGGGCCGGAGCACCAGCCTGCACGGCGCGCAGCGCCGCCGTCAGAGGCCCCGAAAAGCTCATACTCGCTCCGCGAACCGGCGATTTCAGCACCAATTCACCCGGGGAGGTACCGCACCGCCGCGCGAGCTGTTCGAGGTGTGGCCCGGCGGGAAAAGGGAGCCCCAGCGCGACACCGACGCGATCGACCAACTGCCCGGGATGTAGGTCCAGCGCCTCTCCGAGGCGGGTGATGGCGTACCCGGACGGTGTGCGGCGCGCGAGGACGACGTCACACGTGCCGCCCGACATGTGGACGGCGACAAATGGGGCGCCAGGCATCGGCGCGAAGTACTCCGCGGCGGCGAGATGGCCTTCCTGATGCGAAGTCCGCGTGAGCGGAATGCCGAGGCTTTGGGCCAGCGACGCGGCCACCGCGAGCCCACTTTGAAACACCGGCATGTACGAGGACGCCCACGGCCTTGGCCGCACGGAGACAGCGACGCGGCGCCACGCGGGCCGGATGCCCTCTGCCGTCAGCTGGTCCAACAGCTCGGCCATCACCGTGGGGAAGTTCTGCACATGCTGAAACGCGGCCTCGCTCTGGCGCAGGCCGCGTTCTCCGGGCGGCACGCGCAGCGGTCTCCGAGCCTCGGCTACCATCCGCCCAAGGACGGCGTCCACTGCGCACACAGAAGTCGTATAGTTGCTCGTATCCACGCCTAGCACGAGAGCTGTTTCACGCGCCATCTTCGACGCCCTCCCGCGCCGCTTCGGCCGCGCTTGCTGTCCGCTTCTCCTGCCCCGCATCGCGCATATCCGCACGTCGCCGGTCCGCCACGGCGGGCAAAAGCTTGGCGAGCACGCCGTTCACGAACCGACCGGATTGCTCCGTCGCGAACGTTTTGGCAATCTCCACGGCCTCATCGATGGCGCTGGCAATGGGCAGTTCCGGCTCGAACAGCAATTCGTACGTGGCGAGGCGCAAAACGTTCCGCTCGACGCGCCCGAGGCGCTCGGGCGACCAGCGCTCCATGTGCCGGGCGAGCAACTCGTCAATCTCGTTCAGATGCCGACGCGTGCCATCGACGAGTTCCTCGATGTACGAGACGTCTTCCCCGGGAGCCAGGCCGCGTTCGGCCAATACGGAGGCTATTGCTTCCGCAGAGCCGAGATCGCCCTGGACATCGAGCACGCACAGCGCCTGCAGCGCGCACTCCCTTGCTTCATGTCGGGTCAATCGGCTTCACTCCGTCTATCGATCTGTCAACAGGCGTTCCAGGATGCGGCGCCAGGATTGATTTTCCTCCCAGACGCGCCCTCCGGCGTATCCAACCGCGGCGAGAACAAAGAGGAGCAGGACACGCCAAAACCCGAAGATCATCCACAGGATCCAAAACAAGATCCCGGCGGCAACCCCATGATATCTTCGCGGACGACTCCGAAACCAAAACCACGCTCTCTCGAGGCCGTTCATGCGCCACTCCACGCCTTGCCGACGTGCCCGTTCGGGGCAATTTCCGTGACGTGGACGATGACGCGTTCCACTTTGACGCCGGCCGTCCGCTCGACGTACTCCTTCACCGCCGCTTGGGCTTCACGGCTGAGCGCCGCAATGTCGATGTCGGGCAACACCTGCATCCGGCAGGCGATGAGAATGCCTTCGTGTCCCTGCCGCACGCGGGAGTCGAACGACTCGGCGCCTTTCAGCTGCGAACCCCGGCGGTTTGCCAGCTGGCGCAAGGTCTCATACGAGATGCGAATCTGGCCGTGATCGCCCGCCAACAGGACGGACTCGGTAGGACCGCCCGCGCCGCGGCGGCGGGAGCGGTAGAAGAGGAAGCGGATGGACAACAGCGCGCCGACCACGCCCACCACGAGGCACACGACGTTCCACGGCTGAACCGTGACTTCACTCGCAGCCCACGTGACCGAGATGACGCCCGCGCCGAGCAACGCGAGAAGCACGCCCAGCACGAGCCCCACGAGCGACAACAGGAACAAGAGGAATCGATCGCCGAAATTCATCCAATCCCTCCTGTCGAGCGCTCCTCCCTAGGGAGCGCCGCTCCAATCTGATCCGCATCTTGTGCGCGCTCCAATTCCGTCTGGAAGGCCACGCCCACCACGTGGACATGCACGGCGTTGACGCGCAGGCCCGTCATCGACTCGACGGACGATTTCACGTGCTCCTGGATCTGGTACCCGACCTCCGGAATGCTCACGCCGAACCGGAGTTGCACCCAGACGTCGATGGTGCACGAGCGCGCCGCCTCGTCATACTGAACCTTGACGCCTCTCGCCATATTTTTCTTCCTGTGATGGACTCGGTGATGCCTACGGCCAGCGAGCCGCTGGTGCCGATCACGCCGTCTACCTCGTTCGTCGCCACGCCTGCGATGATCTGCACGACTTCATCCGAAATGTGCACCGAACCGCGCTCAGTCAACTCGTACTCCATGTCGGCCATCTCCATCTTCCTCCCCAGCCCTTGTCGGGCTCCGCGTGAGAATGGAACGGAATGTTAACGTTCTTCGTCTAGAGTATTGGATTTTCCTCCAAAAATCGAGTCGATACGTCACCCTTTCGAAAACGCTCGTTCTGGAGGAGCGCCATATGAAAGGGAATGGTCGTCTGGATCCCCTCGATCTCATACTCGCTGAGCGCAGACAACATCCGGGCGATGGCCTGATCGCGCGTCGGCGCCCACACAATGAGCTTAGCCACCATGGAGTCGTAGTACGGCGGGATGGTGTAGCCCGGATAGCAGGCGGAATCCACGCGCACACCTGGGCCGGACGGCGCCAAATACGAGCGGATGGTCCCCGGCGAAGGCGCGAACTGGCGGTACGGGTCCTCCGCATTGATGCGGCATTCGATGGCGTGGCCTCGCAATACGATGTCCTCCTGCTTGACCGAGAGAGGTTCCCCTGCTGCCACCAGGATCATCTCGCGGACGAGATCGACACCGGTCACCCATTCGGTCACAGGGTGTTCGACCTGAATGCGCGTGTTCATCTCCATGAAGTAGAAATCGCCATCCGGCGTGTAGATNAACTCCACGGTGCCCGCGCCCACGTAGTCCACCGCCTGAGCCGCCCGCACCGCCGCGGGCTCCCCCATCTCCTGCCGCTTCTCTTCCGTCATGACGGGACATGGCGACTCTTCGACAAGCTTCTGAAGGCGGCGCTGCACAGAACAGTCGCGTTCTCCTAGGTGAATCACATTGCCGTGTCGGTCCGCGAGGATCTGAATCTCCACGTGGCGCATCCGCTCAATGTACTTTTCGATGTAGATGCCCGGGTTGCCGAACGACGCCTCGGCTTCCCTGCGGGCTTGGTCGTACGCCTTCCGGAGTTCCGGCTCGTCCCGCACCACTCGAATACCGCGGCCGCCGCCTCCCGCGGTGGCCTTGATGATCAAGGGGTAACCGATGGCGTTCGCGATGGCGAGGGCCTCGTCCAAGGACTCGACGAGACCTTCGCTCCCCGGAACCGTCGGCACACCGGCCCTGCGCATGGTCATCTTCGCTGTCGACTTATCGCCCATGAGCTCAATGGCCCGCGGGCTCGGCCCGATGAACGTGATTCCGCACGCCTCGCACGCCTCCGCAAAGTCGCTGTTCTCGGAAAGGAATCCGTATCCCGGATGCACCGCGTCGACCCCACACAGCGTCGCCACCGACATCACGCTGGGGATGTTGAGATAGCTCATCTTGGCGGGCGCTGGCCCAATGCAATACGCCTCGTCCGCCATTCGCACATGCAGCGCATCCCGATCCGCCGTCGAATAGATGGCCACCGTCTCGATCCCCAGTTCGCGGCATGCGCGGATCACGCGGACCGCGATCTCGCCGCGATTCGCGACCAACACGCGCTTAAACATCCACGGCTCTCCTTCACCCAGTCAGTTTTCGAACAGACACCCCGTCAGGTGCGGCGCACCTTGAATAGAGGCTGACCATACTCCACCAACTGTCCGTTTTCCGCCAAGATCTCGACGATCTCGCCCGAGACCTCGGCCTCGATCTCGTTCATCAGCTTCATCGCTTCAATGATGCACACGACCGTCTTCGGCCCGACTTGCGAGCCGACGTCCACGAAGGGAGGCGCATCCGGCGCCGGCGCCCGATAGAATGTGCCCACCATCGGCGACGTGATGACGTGCAGCGCCGGGTCCTCCGCCGCGGGAGCCGCGCTCCCCGATGGCTGCGCAGCGGATGGCGCGGGTGCGGCCTGAGCGGCAGGCATCGTCACCTGCGGCACCGTGTACGAGACCATCTCGGCCCGCTTCGCCAATCTCACCTTCCCGTCCTCAAACTCGAGTTCCAACTCGGTCAGCGTGCTGTCGTCCAGCAAGCGAATCAGCTCACGAATTTCTTGCATCGTCAGCAACCCATCGTCTCTCCCCGATCCGGATCTCCAAATCCATCTGACAAGGTCTTCACGAGTATACCACAGGGACGCCTACCGTTCTAGGGAATGGAAGAACGTAGAAGAGGCTGCCCTCGCGCCATCGCATACCGATGGCATCCGGGCCAGCCCCCTCGTGGCGTGGCAATGGAAAGAATTTTGGGGCAGCCCCTGCAGCGTCTGCGCGCCTGGGGCAGCCCCCACCACCGCTTGGGTTTAAGCGTGCGGTTTGACGGAAATGTTGAAGATCGACGTATCCAGCTGCTGACTCACGATGTTCATGATCTTCACGGCGTCGGCCTTCGAGAGATGATTCGTCTCGACATACACCGTGAACGTGGTCTGGTTCTTGTCCGGCGCGATGACAGCGTTTTTGTATCCCTCCGCGATCACGGCCTGCGTCGCTTGCTGCAAGCTGTTGTACAGCGCTTCTTCCTCGCCCAGCTGCTTTTGTGCCTCGGCGATCTGCGCCTGAGAGGCGTTGTTGTTTGCAATGATTGCCTGGTCGTTCGAGATTCTCTGGCTGATCTCGTTGTTCACGGAAGCCTGGAGCGCGTTGTACCAATTGTCCGCACTGGACACGCTCGACCCGGTGGTCGTCTGCGTTTGATTTGAGACCTGCGTCGCATTGGTGGGACTGGTCGTCACCGTGGGCGTCGTCGCGTTCGACGGGTTCGTGGATGTGGTGCTGGTCTGATTGTTCATCGTGTAGTAGCCAATCAGCATGAGGCTCAGCACCATCATCGTGGACAACCACACCGTCTGCCGTTTCACCATCGCATGCATCCTCCTAATCTCCGTCTAGTCACCCTTTTGAGGTTCGACAGTAATCTTATATGCGGGCACGTCCAACACATTCGTAATCGCGTCCACGATTTCTGTTTTCGCTTGGACAAAGTTTTCTGCATCCACCGTGACCAACACGCCCAGGACGCCGACGCCGCTCGAGCCCCCGCTGGCCAGTTGTCCGTTTTGCGCGAGGGTCACGAGCACCGACACGGCGTTCACCCCCGGGAGTTTTTCCAACATCGACTGCAACTCGTTTTCGTAGTAGGATGCGACGGACACCAGCCCCTGCGGCCCCTCGTCGCCGCCTGTGGCGTTCCACGGCCAGGTCGAGCCCATGACGCTGGTGTTGGCCGGCGCCCCTGAACTGACGGGCTGCGATCGCGCCGCGGGCCATAACCAACTGAACGCCAACAACACCACGCCGAGCGCTCCCAAGGCGACAAGCGCGCGCTGCTTCAGGAGAAGGTTCCAATTCATCGTGGCGCGTCTCCCTCGTCCACCACCGCGACCTGGTTCAGCCCGATGTCGAGTTGGGACGCGATGATCTGCCGGATCTCCGTCGCATCCGCCAGGCCCGTTGGCCGGATCCACACAGTAACTTCCATCTGATCGGTGCTCGTGGGGTGTTCGACGGTCACCTTGACCACCTCCGAACGGACGGGTTCTGGCAGAGACGCCTCGGCCCATTCCGCGAGATACGTGGCGGCGTCCTGATCCTCCGCCTGATGAAGAGCTTGCGCGTAATCTTGGGCAGCCCGGCTTTCTGCCTGTGCCGGGGCCGTGGTGGCGGTGTTTCCAAACAGCATGTCGGAGGCCCGGTTGGCTGCACTGTCCGCCCATCCTCCTCGAAGCGCCGGCAGGATAGGGCTCAACAACGCCACCAAGAGCGCCACCCCCACCACCATCCGGACATAGCGCACAAGCCTACCGGACGGCAGCATCATCTCCGCGATCCCGCCCATGAACGCAATCGCCACCACCTGCCTCAGCCATTCTCCCAACCCGCTCACGCTGTGATCACCGCCAGGTTGGCCGCTGCAAGCAGGATGCAGATGGCGAAGAAGAACATGAGCGCCACCGTGGCTACCGAGGCAAACACGAGCAGCATGGTCTTCCCAAGCGCCCCGAGGCAAGCGATGATGGGCGTCTCGCCCACCGGCTGCATCACGGCCGCTCCCGCCGAATACATCGCCGAGACCGCGAGGATTTTCAGCGCCGGAAACGCCGCGATGAGCGCGATCACGATAAGACCGGCGATCCCGACCGCGTTTTTGACGAGAAGAGAGGCGCCAAGCACGGTTTCAGCGGCGTCGGAGATGGCCTTGCCCACCACGGGCACAAACGTCCCGACGCCAAACTTCATCGTCCGAAGCGCCAGGCCATCCGCAATTCCACGCCCTGTCCCCTGCACCGCGGTCACGCCCACAAACACCACGAGGGCAAAGCTCAAGACGGCGAGTCCAGCTGTCCGCGCTAGGGATGCCAGCCGTGTCAGCGGATACCGTGGGGCCATCGACGACGCAAGCTCCAAAACAGCCGCTAAAAACACCAGTGGAAAGACGACGAGGAACACGACATTCGAGACGAAATGCACACAAAAGATGAGCATGGGCTGAAAAAACGCCGCCGACGCGAACGATCCGGACCCCGCAAGCAGCGCGATGGACACCGGCATGGTGGCCAGCATAAAGTGATTCATGGACTCGATGGCCTGTCGCGCCGATCCGAACGTTTCCAGGAGCGACCGAGTGACGAGGGCCGCAAGCACGAATGACACGACCATTTGGGCCACTTCGCCCACGGACTCTTCGGCAAAGGACGCCTGCATCATTCGGAGCAGTGCCGCGGCCACAGAAAGAATGAGAATGCCTCCGAAGAGGCCGAGATCGTCGACGACTTCCTGAAAAAAGTAGTGCATCAAGCCGGACACCATCCCATGAAAGGACGGACCGCCGTGCTCAAGCACTGACTGGATGAGTGACGGACCTTTGGTCTTCGGAAGAAATCCCCCGTATTGGGATTCGAGTTGGTGCCAATAGGCGTCAATGGCGTGCGTGTCGACGTGATCGAGCTCGCTCTGCGCCGTGTTTTGGAGGATTTGTTCGGCGGACTGTTCGGAAAACTGGGTCACCGATCCGTTCGCCGAATCGCCCCGCGCGCAAATAGGGAGCGCGACGAGGCTGACTAAGGACGTGAACAGCGCGATGATCAGGCGCCATCGGTTCCTCACAAGCCTCGCCCCTTCATGGAATCATCCGAACGATCACGTCGAGCACGTCCTTGAAGATGGGCAACGCCAAAAGCACAATCCCGATTTTTCCGGCGAGCTCGATCCGCCCGCCGAGCGCAGACTCGCCAGCGTCGCGGGCGATGTCCGCCGCGAACTCCACGACGTACGCGATACCGAGGATGCGGATGAGCGTCTGGAGAAACATGTGGTTCATGTGCGCCGCCGTCGTCAATTGCTGAAACGTGTCCAGCGCGCCCGAGATGGATCGCACCAACAACAGGAGAATCAGGACGCCCGCGAACAAGCTCACCAGCGTCGCGAAGGACGGCATTTGAGGTCGCAGAAGCGCTGCGAGCACCGTGGCGGTCAGGCCGATGCCGATGATTTGGACCATGTGCACGGGCGTCACCTACTGCAGCAGAAAGACGCTGGTGATTTCGTGATACAGGTGATCGACGTACCCAATCACAATCACGAACACGGCCACCAAGCCTGCCAGGGTGGCCCAGTGCGCGAAATCCTCTTTGCCACTCTGCTTCAATACGGTGTGAAAGATAGCCGCGATAAAGCCTACGGCGAAAATGCGAAACAGATCCCGAATCTCGGGCGACATCACGCATCCCCTCTTTTCGCGCACATTGCCTCGTGCCCGCTCACAGGAGCAGTAGGACGATGAACACCCCGGCCAACATACCCAGGTACGTCCACAGCCGCGCGCCCTGGTTCGCTTCGTCCTGCGCCGCCTGAATCGCTGCTTCCAGATCTGCGCGCGCCGCGAGAAAGGGCTGTTGCAGGTGATCGCGATCGGCTACGGCGATGGAGCGCAACAAGCGAAGGAACGGCTCCGCGTCCACATCCCGCAGGGTTCCGCTCGTCGCCGAGGCAAGCGAGACGTTCTGGAGCGCGATGTCGGGGGAGTCGGCGGGACGGCTGAGTACATTCGCCATGTCCACGAGCCAAGCTCCGCACCACCCTCCGAGCCGCGTGCCGACCGCGCGCAACGCCTGGGGAATGGGCGTCGCATGGTATTCGACTTCGCTCTGAAGCTCGATGAGCGCCTGGAGCAACTGCCTGAGCGCCTTCGGCCGATCCCGGTAGCCCTGAGCCACGCGAAATCCGATGAGCGTAGAGGCGAATAGCACCAACAAAGCGCCCACCAGCTTCATCTTTCCGCGGCGCCCCCGCGGCGAAGCGGTCGCCCCTCCGCATCCAGGACCGCCTCGACGCTGCCCGGTCCATGACGGCGGCTCAACACGATGTACCGATCGAAGGCGCGCGCGGAGAACAATCTTTCCATCCACGGCCTGCGGCGCCACGCGTCGAGCGAAGCGGCGTGCGCGGTCGCCACCACCGCGACGCCTGCAAGCGACGCCTCCATCACCGCCTCCGCATCCTCCATTCGGCCGATTTCGTCCGTGACCACGACGTGCGGAGACAGGCTCCGAATCGCCATCATCATGCCCTCCGCTTTCGGACACCCGTCGAGGACGTCCGCGCGGGGGCCGAGATCGAATTGCGGGATGCCGTCAACGCTGCCCGCAATCTCCGAGCGCTCGTCGATGACGGCGACCTTCAAGCCGGGATTGTCAGGCGCGAAGTCGCCGTAGCTGAGCCGGCGCGCCACATCGCGTACGAGCGTCGTCTTGCCGCACTGCGGCGGCGATACGATGAGCGACGACAGTGGACGGCGTGAGACGCGATCGTACAAGAAAGGCAGTACGGACGCCGCCGCGCCCGGGTGATCGCGCGAAATGCGAACGTTGAGCGAGGTGACGTGGCGAAAGGCGCGCACATGCCCCGCTTCCACCACGGCGCGGCCCGCAATGCCCACCCGGTGTCCGCCCGGCAAGGTGACGTATCCGTGCCGCATGTCTTCCTCCACGGCGTAACGAGAAAACTGCGTCAGGCGCTGCACAACCTGCGCCAATTCGTCGGCGGAAACGCGCACACCGCGATGCGGTGACTGCGTGAGTTCGCCATCTTCCGCCAAAAAGGCGGGGCGCTGACGCAGGCACAGTTCGAGCGGCTGCCCGGCGCGCAGACGAATCTCCTCAAGTTCATCGAGCAAGTCGTCCCTCAAGCTTTGGAGCGACCGCGCCGACTCGCCGGGCAACACGGCGAGCACTTGCTCCAGGACCGATCTCGGATTCGAATGCGCCGCCGACACACCGGCCACCCCCTGCCCTAGTCCATGTATATGGACGGGCGTGCGCCTGTATGCGAATGGCCGGTTCGTCGGAACCCCGCGTGAAGGGATTGCATTGAATGAGGAGAAGAGCGAGGAGGGTCGATGGTGGATCTGTCTCTAATCGTCCGATGGATCGTCGTCTTCCTGGTGATCTTTCTACTTTTGATGGTGCTCGTATTCAGCCTCATGCGAAAGAAGGCATGAAAAGGCCCGTGCGGGAGGCGAATCCCACCTGCCGCACGGGCTTTTTCACCGCGCCCTTTGACTCACGCGCGCGACACGTATTCGCCGGAACGCGTGTCGATCACGACTTTGTCGCCCACGTTGATAAAGAACGGCACCTGCAGCGTGTACCCGGTCTCCACGGTCGCGGACTTGCTGCCGCCCGT
This window harbors:
- a CDS encoding stage III sporulation protein AB; translated protein: MKLVGALLVLFASTLIGFRVAQGYRDRPKALRQLLQALIELQSEVEYHATPIPQALRAVGTRLGGWCGAWLVDMANVLSRPADSPDIALQNVSLASATSGTLRDVDAEPFLRLLRSIAVADRDHLQQPFLAARADLEAAIQAAQDEANQGARLWTYLGMLAGVFIVLLLL
- the spoIIIAA gene encoding stage III sporulation protein AA — translated: MSAAHSNPRSVLEQVLAVLPGESARSLQSLRDDLLDELEEIRLRAGQPLELCLRQRPAFLAEDGELTQSPHRGVRVSADELAQVVQRLTQFSRYAVEEDMRHGYVTLPGGHRVGIAGRAVVEAGHVRAFRHVTSLNVRISRDHPGAAASVLPFLYDRVSRRPLSSLIVSPPQCGKTTLVRDVARRLSYGDFAPDNPGLKVAVIDERSEIAGSVDGIPQFDLGPRADVLDGCPKAEGMMMAIRSLSPHVVVTDEIGRMEDAEAVMEASLAGVAVVATAHAASLDAWRRRPWMERLFSARAFDRYIVLSRRHGPGSVEAVLDAEGRPLRRGGAAER
- the spoIIIAC gene encoding stage III sporulation protein AC gives rise to the protein MSPEIRDLFRIFAVGFIAAIFHTVLKQSGKEDFAHWATLAGLVAVFVIVIGYVDHLYHEITSVFLLQ
- the spoIIIAD gene encoding stage III sporulation protein AD, which gives rise to MTPVHMVQIIGIGLTATVLAALLRPQMPSFATLVSLFAGVLILLLLVRSISGALDTFQQLTTAAHMNHMFLQTLIRILGIAYVVEFAADIARDAGESALGGRIELAGKIGIVLLALPIFKDVLDVIVRMIP
- the spoIIIAE gene encoding stage III sporulation protein AE, translating into MRNRWRLIIALFTSLVSLVALPICARGDSANGSVTQFSEQSAEQILQNTAQSELDHVDTHAIDAYWHQLESQYGGFLPKTKGPSLIQSVLEHGGPSFHGMVSGLMHYFFQEVVDDLGLFGGILILSVAAALLRMMQASFAEESVGEVAQMVVSFVLAALVTRSLLETFGSARQAIESMNHFMLATMPVSIALLAGSGSFASAAFFQPMLIFCVHFVSNVVFLVVFPLVFLAAVLELASSMAPRYPLTRLASLARTAGLAVLSFALVVFVGVTAVQGTGRGIADGLALRTMKFGVGTFVPVVGKAISDAAETVLGASLLVKNAVGIAGLIVIALIAAFPALKILAVSAMYSAGAAVMQPVGETPIIACLGALGKTMLLVFASVATVALMFFFAICILLAAANLAVITA